In the genome of Bremerella sp. P1, the window GCTATCAGCCGAACTTCCCAATCTTCGCGTCATTGCCCCGCTCAACAATTGAGCGAATGATTCCTGAGTGAATTTGAATTTAACGGTTGCGAAATTCGCATTCCTGCGTGTTGAAATATGCGGGTTCCGCGAATTCTGCGGATTAGGTGCCTTCCGATATTGAAACTTCCCCGCTCGTGGCGTTCAATGATCAATACGTCAGGGGTAAGCATGGACGGATCGATTCGGGAGTCGCAGCGGCGAGTTTCCCGACTATCAGGAGGGTAATCAATGCGGCGCGGGGTTTTATCATTATTGGTTGTCGCGGCAACTCTAACTACCTTTGGCAGTCTATCTGCCCAGGCTCCCGTTGCTTTTCCACCGGTGCCGATCGATGTCGGCGGCCCGATGGATCCCGAGATCGAACGCATAGTTGCCACGCTGGAACAAAGCGGCTGTCTGTTTGGTTACGGTGCTTCTCTTTCCGATGAAATCGTCAACTGGCCGGAATACGGCTGCATCCGAGTGGATGGGACGAAAATGCAAGATGACCACTGGGATTTACTGTTGCAGCTTCCCTCGGTGAAACTCCTCTCGCTTCATAACACGCCACCGGCCGGCAATGTGCGAAATTGCCTGCGACAGATGTCGGAATTGGCGGAACTTCAACTGCACAACAGCCTCGACGATAGCGGCATGTCGACCATCGCTGAGTTGCCCAGCCTGCAAGCGATTCGGATCGCGGAAACGAAGATCTCGGACCACGGCATCTGGTATCTCGAAGAACTGCAAAATCTGAAGCACGTCGAACTCGAGCAGTTGCCGGTAACCAATCAAAGCTTTCACTACCTGAAACAGCTTCCACGGCTCAATACCCTTTCGGTGGTTGACGCCGATTTGAGCGGACCGTGGTACTTGAAAACTGGAGACTTCCCGAGCCTGGGTAAGCTGACCCTCGAAGGCGAGAAGATCACCGACGAGGTCGCGGAACAGGTTTCGCAGATGAAAGGCCTGGTCGAAGTCCATTTCGATCGCAGCAATCTCACAATGACCGGACTCGCCCAGTTGGCTGGCATGCCGAACATCGAGCAGATCTCGGCCACCAACTCGACCTTGGAAGATGCTCCCTGTCCGATGGCGCGGCCGGCGGCCAAGCTTCAATCGCTCGACTTGAGCAGCACCAAAACGGGTGACCAGTTCCTCAGCTCGATGACGAACTTCCCTTCGCTGGCCGAATTGAACCTTTCCGGTGCAAAAATCACCGATGCAGGTGTCTCGAATCTTCGCAACTTGAAGTCGCTCGAAACGCTGCGTCTCAACAACACTGAGATTACCAGTGGCGGACTGGCTTCGATCGCAAGCCTTCCCAGTCTCCGCGAGATTCACTTGCACGGCACAAAGTTGAACGGGGACGTGCTCGATCATCTTACTACCGTTAAGACGCTCGAATGGATCGACCTGAGCAATACCAACGTTAGTGGTGAGAAGATTTCCAAGCTGGCCGAACTGCCCAATCTGCGCGGCGTGGCCCTGTTCAACACGCCGATCAACACCAGCGACCTCCCCTACCTGCGAAAGCTTTCGCACGTGGACGAAGTCTATGTCGACGGCAGCCAACTGACGGTCGCCGAGCAGCAACAGCTTCGCGAGTTCTACGCGACGGCCAAGACACGACTTTCGCGATAGGTTGGCCCTCGGACGCTTAAATAGGCGACTTTCGAGGCCTTCTAAGGCAATTTCAGGGAAAATGATGCCTCCCCCTCCGATGTCGGGGGGCGAGGTAATTCGTTTTTGACCAAAATCCCCCGCGGATCGTTAATCGTCTCCTATAATAGGAAAGGTCCTACTTTTCCTCATTGTGTGCGCGTCCAATCCGGGCGGACTCATTTCAGGCAATCGCCAACGATCCTATGTCGACAGACGCTTCATCCAGCATGACCACGGCCAAGGCAGTCCCAACTAAATCGGTTGGCACAGACTCGATCCGTCGGAAGATCAATCGCACCCGGCGGAGTGTCAAACTGGCCGAACTGGTTGCGGGTATCCTTTTGTTCGCCGCCGGT includes:
- a CDS encoding leucine-rich repeat domain-containing protein, whose protein sequence is MRRGVLSLLVVAATLTTFGSLSAQAPVAFPPVPIDVGGPMDPEIERIVATLEQSGCLFGYGASLSDEIVNWPEYGCIRVDGTKMQDDHWDLLLQLPSVKLLSLHNTPPAGNVRNCLRQMSELAELQLHNSLDDSGMSTIAELPSLQAIRIAETKISDHGIWYLEELQNLKHVELEQLPVTNQSFHYLKQLPRLNTLSVVDADLSGPWYLKTGDFPSLGKLTLEGEKITDEVAEQVSQMKGLVEVHFDRSNLTMTGLAQLAGMPNIEQISATNSTLEDAPCPMARPAAKLQSLDLSSTKTGDQFLSSMTNFPSLAELNLSGAKITDAGVSNLRNLKSLETLRLNNTEITSGGLASIASLPSLREIHLHGTKLNGDVLDHLTTVKTLEWIDLSNTNVSGEKISKLAELPNLRGVALFNTPINTSDLPYLRKLSHVDEVYVDGSQLTVAEQQQLREFYATAKTRLSR